One stretch of Paenibacillus sp. AN1007 DNA includes these proteins:
- the yyaC gene encoding spore protease YyaC — translation MGIELNDWHEKIMPELSIVSVYNRREFSLTLYKRELVRQQSRGMRKGVHRDQLVLFFKDIFQRHNLDEITFLCIGTDRSTGDALGPMTGTLLEEQGLPHVIGTLAAPCDADTLEKRLAHIPAQHTIIAIDACLGPKDAAGTYYVSGAPLRPAESVGGKLPPVGQYSLAAVVNANGPRPYSILQMTSLYLVMNMAQTIADSISEARSARQTFHL, via the coding sequence ATCATGCCGGAGCTGTCCATCGTATCCGTTTATAACAGGAGGGAATTCAGCTTGACCTTATACAAACGAGAGCTGGTCCGGCAGCAGAGTCGAGGCATGCGTAAAGGTGTACATAGAGATCAGCTTGTTCTTTTTTTCAAGGACATCTTCCAGCGGCATAATCTCGACGAGATTACGTTTCTCTGTATCGGTACAGACCGTTCGACCGGAGATGCACTCGGACCCATGACGGGTACGCTGCTCGAAGAACAGGGTTTACCCCATGTAATTGGCACACTGGCTGCTCCATGTGATGCAGACACGCTCGAAAAGAGGTTGGCACATATTCCGGCACAGCATACCATTATTGCAATAGATGCCTGTTTGGGCCCGAAAGATGCTGCCGGGACATATTATGTATCCGGAGCGCCGCTTCGTCCGGCCGAATCCGTTGGTGGCAAGCTGCCGCCGGTCGGGCAGTACAGCTTAGCCGCAGTAGTTAATGCTAATGGACCAAGGCCGTATTCGATTTTGCAGATGACTTCTCTGTACCTTGTTATGAACATGGCCCAAACGATTGCCGATTCCATATCTGAGGCCCGGAGTGCACGACAAACGTTTCATTTGTGA